A single window of Flavobacteriales bacterium DNA harbors:
- a CDS encoding T9SS type A sorting domain-containing protein, translated as MSTPLRPVYRICTWILTGLIITPGISPAQNWKELNKIVASDRAASDYFGVSVAISGNHAIVGAYQEDHDTTGANYLGDAGSAYIYERDSSNGNWGQAQKLVPDDRRATDYFGYTVAISGDYAIVGAYQNDYDTANANFISNAGAAYIFERDSNGVWQQAQKLVSSDRASSDLFGHAVAISGNYAVVATHAEDEDENGANTLSFAGSAYVFERDGSGVWNEVQKIVASDRAVNDFFGWSVGISDDHIIVGAYQEDEDASGSNTLLSAGSAYIFERDTSNTWNEVKKLVASDRHASDSYGYVVSISGNYAVIGAYAQAFDANGADSLVAAGSAYIVERDGGGNWNEVQKIVASDRGPTDFFGIAVAIDSNYIVSSAYQEDEDANGANTLNNAGSAYVFERDAGGTWNEVSKIVASDRNSSDNFGSWVGISGDYIISGAYYEDEDENGANYASAAGSAYIFKPCMATSLAYAESACDSFTVPSGNETYTSSGVYMDTIPNMAGCDSILTITLTILNTTTYAFSDTACDSYTVPSGDEMYTSSGVYMDTIPNMAGCDSVLTITLTILNSTTYAFSDTACDSYVVPSGDEMYTSSGVYMDTIPNMAGCDSILTITLTILNSTTYAFPDTACDSYVVPSGDEMYTSSGVYMDTIPNMAGCDSILTITLTILKSTAAVFNETACDSFAWQGVTYTTSGTYMDTITNVAGCDSVMTLNLVINNTTSATVTDTACYRYMWLGQVLTTSGTYIDTIPNAANCDSIITLNLTINTVDTSVTANDPTLTSNDTTATAWQWIDCNNGNTPVGGATSASFTPSVNGSYAVIVTSNGCTDTSGCYNIYTVGTPGWFGSDFRLFPNPTTGNVTLTLGQKYGRLTLTIRNVLGQVVASETHAKTSDIEFTLDGKPGLYIIQVMDDQGNKSSFKVFKE; from the coding sequence ATGAGCACACCGTTACGCCCTGTTTACAGGATTTGCACATGGATCCTCACCGGACTCATCATCACCCCAGGCATCAGCCCCGCACAAAACTGGAAAGAACTTAATAAGATCGTTGCATCCGACCGCGCCGCTTCCGATTACTTCGGTGTCTCAGTGGCCATTTCCGGCAACCACGCCATCGTAGGCGCCTACCAGGAAGACCATGACACCACCGGCGCCAATTACCTGGGTGACGCCGGATCCGCCTACATCTACGAACGCGACAGCAGCAACGGCAACTGGGGACAAGCGCAAAAACTCGTTCCCGACGACAGAAGAGCAACCGATTACTTCGGCTATACCGTGGCCATCTCAGGAGATTATGCCATCGTAGGCGCCTATCAGAACGACTACGACACGGCCAACGCCAACTTCATCAGCAACGCCGGCGCCGCCTATATCTTTGAGCGCGACAGCAACGGCGTATGGCAGCAAGCCCAGAAACTCGTTTCATCTGACCGCGCATCCAGCGATCTCTTCGGACATGCAGTGGCCATCTCAGGCAACTACGCCGTCGTAGCCACCCATGCAGAAGACGAAGATGAAAACGGCGCAAACACCCTGAGCTTCGCCGGCTCCGCTTATGTGTTCGAACGCGACGGAAGCGGCGTGTGGAACGAGGTGCAGAAAATCGTGGCATCCGACCGCGCCGTCAACGATTTCTTTGGATGGTCGGTAGGCATCTCCGACGACCACATCATCGTAGGCGCCTACCAGGAAGATGAAGATGCGTCCGGCAGCAACACCCTCCTGAGCGCCGGTTCTGCCTATATCTTCGAACGCGACACAAGCAACACATGGAATGAGGTAAAAAAACTCGTGGCGTCCGATCGACATGCAAGCGACTCTTATGGATATGTTGTGTCCATCTCAGGAAACTATGCCGTGATCGGCGCCTACGCCCAGGCGTTTGATGCGAACGGTGCGGATTCCCTGGTGGCAGCCGGCTCGGCCTACATCGTGGAACGCGATGGCGGGGGCAACTGGAATGAAGTGCAGAAAATAGTAGCTTCCGACCGCGGACCCACCGACTTCTTCGGAATTGCCGTGGCCATCGACAGCAACTACATCGTGAGCAGCGCCTACCAGGAAGATGAAGATGCAAACGGTGCCAACACCCTCAACAATGCCGGATCCGCATATGTGTTCGAACGCGACGCAGGCGGCACATGGAATGAAGTCTCCAAGATCGTAGCTTCCGATCGCAACAGCTCAGATAACTTCGGCTCATGGGTGGGCATCTCCGGTGACTACATCATCTCCGGCGCCTATTATGAAGACGAAGATGAAAACGGCGCCAATTACGCCAGCGCCGCCGGATCCGCATACATCTTCAAACCGTGCATGGCCACGTCACTGGCTTATGCGGAAAGCGCTTGCGACAGCTTTACCGTTCCCAGCGGGAATGAGACCTATACTTCCAGTGGTGTGTATATGGATACCATTCCCAACATGGCAGGCTGCGACAGCATCCTCACCATCACACTCACCATCCTCAACACCACCACATACGCTTTCTCCGATACCGCGTGCGACAGCTACACCGTCCCCAGTGGTGACGAAATGTACACTTCCAGCGGCGTATACATGGATACCATCCCGAACATGGCAGGCTGCGACAGCGTCCTCACCATCACACTCACCATCCTTAACAGCACCACGTACGCTTTCTCTGATACCGCGTGCGACAGCTACGTGGTTCCCAGCGGCGATGAAATGTATACTTCCAGTGGGGTATACATGGATACCATCCCGAACATGGCAGGCTGCGACAGCATCCTTACCATCACACTCACCATCCTCAACAGCACCACATACGCTTTCCCGGATACCGCGTGCGACAGCTACGTGGTTCCCAGCGGCGATGAAATGTATACTTCCAGTGGGGTATACATGGACACCATTCCCAACATGGCAGGCTGCGACAGCATCCTCACCATCACACTCACAATTCTTAAAAGCACGGCTGCGGTGTTCAACGAAACTGCGTGCGACAGCTTTGCATGGCAGGGAGTCACGTATACAACCAGCGGCACCTACATGGATACCATCACCAACGTGGCAGGGTGCGACAGTGTGATGACGCTCAACCTGGTCATCAACAACACCACTTCCGCCACGGTCACGGACACGGCCTGCTATCGCTATATGTGGCTCGGACAAGTGCTCACCACCAGCGGCACCTATATAGATACCATTCCGAACGCAGCCAACTGCGACAGCATCATCACCCTGAACCTGACCATCAACACGGTGGATACATCCGTTACGGCGAACGACCCCACACTCACCAGCAACGACACCACCGCCACCGCATGGCAGTGGATCGATTGCAACAACGGCAACACACCGGTCGGCGGCGCCACATCGGCCTCGTTCACCCCGTCGGTCAATGGCTCATATGCCGTCATCGTTACCTCAAACGGCTGCACCGACACCTCGGGTTGTTACAACATCTACACCGTAGGAACACCCGGATGGTTTGGCTCGGATTTCCGACTGTTCCCGAACCCCACCACAGGGAATGTGACACTGACGCTGGGACAAAAGTATGGCCGGCTGACCCTGACGATCCGCAATGTGCTCGGCCAGGTTGTTGCATCAGAAACCCATGCAAAAACATCCGACATCGAATTCACCCTGGATGGAAAACCCGGACTGTACATCATCCAGGTGATGGATGACCAGGGCAACAAATCCTCCTTCAAGGTATTCAAGGAATAA
- a CDS encoding HigA family addiction module antidote protein, whose amino-acid sequence MSKAKKTADEMIPGDLIHPGEILADELAARKMTQQALADEMQMSKSEISLLVNGHRNITPVLAVGLENVLGIDAEFWMNLQIRHDIDKVRKKMQNAIDKANISTDRKQKLKRLTA is encoded by the coding sequence ATGAGTAAGGCAAAGAAGACGGCTGACGAAATGATACCGGGCGATCTGATTCATCCCGGTGAAATCCTTGCCGATGAATTGGCAGCGAGAAAAATGACACAGCAAGCATTGGCAGATGAGATGCAGATGAGTAAGTCAGAAATCAGCCTGCTGGTTAACGGTCACCGAAACATCACACCGGTTTTGGCGGTAGGACTTGAAAACGTCCTGGGCATTGATGCCGAGTTCTGGATGAACCTGCAGATCAGGCACGATATTGATAAGGTTCGAAAGAAGATGCAGAATGCCATTGACAAGGCAAATATTTCTACTGACAGGAAACAAAAGCTCAAACGACTTACGGCGTAA
- a CDS encoding type II toxin-antitoxin system RelE/ParE family toxin has translation MRVEFSTDQLVYLYTTPLNQITGKLEFGKHIIRQYKKKINILMAITDITHLRNFRSLNFEFLKGDRKGQCSIRLNTQYRLIFRQTKKDEIEILVVNEISKHYE, from the coding sequence ATGAGGGTTGAATTCAGCACGGATCAACTGGTTTATTTATATACAACCCCATTGAACCAAATCACGGGTAAGCTTGAATTCGGCAAGCATATCATCAGGCAATACAAGAAGAAGATAAACATCCTGATGGCAATTACCGACATAACGCATCTAAGAAATTTCAGGAGTTTGAACTTTGAATTTCTCAAGGGCGATCGAAAGGGTCAATGCTCCATCCGGCTGAATACCCAGTACCGTCTGATTTTCAGACAAACAAAAAAAGACGAAATTGAGATTCTGGTGGTGAATGAAATATCCAAACACTATGAGTAA